The Stenotrophomonas maltophilia genome includes a region encoding these proteins:
- a CDS encoding UDP-N-acetylmuramoyl-tripeptide--D-alanyl-D-alanine ligase, which yields MKRTLLSLIAHWAGGEIHGDDVAIDAVSNDTRSLGPGSLYVALRGERFDGHDFAADAQARGASALLVERLLPIELPQVLVADSELALAKIATGMQRDRGTEVFAITGSNGKTSVKSLLLSILQQVAQHAHKVVYANPGNRNNEIGLPLAVIDAPEDADYAVYEMGAGKPGDIAYLTDIARPRYALVNNIAPAHLERMGSLLGVAVTKGAIYAALPADGVAVINVDDAYGRWFEQHFVGTPPRCRVLRYGLEHTAEVTARDIRAGAQGSQFTLVAPSGEARVVLGLPGRHNVSNALAAASLALAAGVDLALIATGLAEAQPVPGRQIAHQLRNGTVLVDDSYNANPGSLAAAIDALAAAPEEGWLVLGDMRELGPDSEALHAQAGIRARAAGLKRLYALGPLSAAAAAAFGEGGRHFDTHGALSQALQDELHAGVRCLVKGSRGSAMDLIVKALLAQGEESPHVV from the coding sequence ATGAAGCGCACCCTGCTTTCGCTGATCGCACACTGGGCCGGCGGTGAGATCCACGGCGACGACGTGGCCATCGATGCGGTCAGCAATGACACCCGCAGCCTCGGCCCGGGCAGCCTGTATGTGGCGCTGCGCGGCGAGCGTTTCGACGGCCATGACTTTGCCGCCGACGCGCAGGCGCGCGGTGCCAGTGCGCTGCTGGTCGAGCGCCTGCTGCCGATCGAACTGCCACAGGTGCTGGTGGCCGACAGCGAACTGGCACTGGCGAAGATCGCCACCGGCATGCAGCGCGACCGCGGCACCGAGGTGTTCGCGATCACCGGCAGCAACGGCAAGACCAGCGTGAAGAGCCTGCTGCTGTCGATCCTGCAGCAGGTGGCACAGCACGCCCACAAGGTGGTCTACGCCAACCCGGGCAACCGCAACAACGAGATCGGCCTGCCGCTGGCGGTGATCGATGCGCCGGAAGATGCCGACTACGCCGTCTACGAGATGGGCGCCGGCAAGCCGGGCGATATCGCCTACCTGACCGACATCGCCCGCCCGCGCTATGCGCTGGTCAACAACATTGCCCCGGCGCACCTGGAACGCATGGGCAGCCTGCTCGGCGTGGCGGTGACCAAGGGCGCGATCTATGCAGCGCTGCCGGCCGATGGCGTGGCGGTGATCAATGTGGACGATGCCTACGGCCGCTGGTTCGAACAGCATTTCGTCGGCACCCCGCCGCGTTGCCGCGTGCTGCGCTACGGCCTGGAACATACCGCCGAGGTGACCGCGCGCGACATCCGCGCCGGCGCGCAGGGCAGCCAGTTCACCCTGGTCGCACCGAGCGGCGAAGCCCGCGTGGTGCTCGGCCTGCCCGGTCGCCACAACGTCAGCAATGCGCTGGCCGCCGCCAGCCTGGCGCTGGCCGCCGGTGTCGACCTGGCGCTGATCGCGACCGGCCTGGCCGAAGCGCAGCCGGTGCCGGGCCGCCAGATTGCCCATCAGCTGCGCAATGGCACGGTGCTGGTGGACGACAGCTACAACGCCAACCCCGGTTCGCTGGCTGCGGCCATCGACGCCCTGGCCGCCGCGCCGGAAGAGGGCTGGCTGGTGCTGGGCGACATGCGCGAGCTGGGTCCGGACAGCGAGGCGCTGCATGCGCAGGCCGGCATCCGTGCACGCGCCGCCGGCCTGAAGCGGCTGTATGCACTGGGTCCGCTCAGTGCCGCCGCTGCGGCCGCCTTCGGTGAAGGCGGACGCCATTTCGATACCCATGGTGCGCTGTCACAGGCGCTGCAGGACGAGTTGCACGCTGGTGTGCGCTGCCTGGTCAAGGGTTCCCGTGGCAGTGCCATGGACCTGATCGTCAAAGCGCTGCTGGCGCAAGGAGAGGAATCCCCGCATGTTGTATGA